Sequence from the Candidatus Hydrogenedentota bacterium genome:
GCCAAGGGCCGCCGGGGCCTCGACATCCTCAAGGACCTCCAGGACCCCAAGTCCATGGTGGCCGTGGTGATCATTGAGGAGGATCCGGTGGACGTGCGCGAGGTGGACGGCAAGCTGGTGAAGCTGGCCAAGCAGCTCGGCGCCAGGGTGCTGACCAACGACTTCAACCTGAACAAGGTGGCCCAGATCGAGGGCGTGTCGGTGCTCAACATCAACGATCTGGCCAACGCGCTCAAGCCCGCCGTGCTTCCCGACGAGCAGATCGAGGTGAAGCTGATCAAGGAGGGCAAGGAGCCGAACCAGGGCGTGGGCTACCTTGACGACGGCACCATGATCGTCGTGGACGGCGGCCGGCACTACATGGGCAGGAATGTGGCGGCGGTGGTGACCAGCGTGCTCCAGACCGCCGCGGGCCGCATGATCTTCGCGCGCTACACCGGCGTCATCCAATGAAGTCGGCGCTCCTGGTTCCGGCCGCGGGCCTGGGCCTGCGGCTGGGATGGGACGGGCCGAAGGCCCTGGTGGACCTGGGGGGCGCGCCCATGCTGGCGGTGACCCTTTCTCGTTTCGCGGCGGCGGACCTCACGCCGCCCGCCGTGGTGACGGTGCCCCCCGGCCAGGCCGCCGGTTTCGACCGGGCGGTGTCGGCCCTTTCCCCCTTTCCCTGCGCCTTCGTGGAGGGCGGGGCGGAGCGGCAGGACTCCGTGCTGGCCGGGCTGGAGGCCCTGCCCGACTTCACGGACCTCGTGGTGATCCACGACGCGGCCCGGCCGCTGGTTTCTCCGGAGATGGTGCAGGCGGTCATGGACGCCGCGCGCGAGCACGGCGCCGCCACGGCGGCGCTGCCCGTCACCGACACCATCCTGCAGGCGGACGCGGAGGCCTTTCTGGCGGACACGCCGGACCGATCCCTGCTGTGGGCCTGCCAGACCCCGCAGGCGTTCCGGCTGGACCTCATCCTGGAGGCGCACCGGCGCGCCCGCCGCGAGGGCTGGCGGACGACCGACGACGCGACCCTTGCCCGGCGGGCGGGGCACCCTGTCAAACTGGTGCGGGGCGCCCAGGAAAACCTCAAAGTGACAACGCCGTTTGACCTGCGGCTGGCGCTGCGGCTTCGGCGGGAGGAAAAGGCATGATCCGCGTGGGCATCGGCTATGACCTGCACCGGCTGGAAGAGGGGGCTCCCCATCTGGTTTTGGGCGGGGTGCGTGTGCCCTTCACCAAGGGGGCGGTGGCCCATTCCGACGGCGATGTCGTTGTGCACGCCCTTATTGACGCGCTGCTCGGGGCGGCCGGGCTGGGCAACATCGGCCAGCGCTTTCCCGACACGGACCCCACC
This genomic interval carries:
- the ispD gene encoding 2-C-methyl-D-erythritol 4-phosphate cytidylyltransferase; translated protein: MKSALLVPAAGLGLRLGWDGPKALVDLGGAPMLAVTLSRFAAADLTPPAVVTVPPGQAAGFDRAVSALSPFPCAFVEGGAERQDSVLAGLEALPDFTDLVVIHDAARPLVSPEMVQAVMDAAREHGAATAALPVTDTILQADAEAFLADTPDRSLLWACQTPQAFRLDLILEAHRRARREGWRTTDDATLARRAGHPVKLVRGAQENLKVTTPFDLRLALRLRREEKA